The Delphinus delphis chromosome 10, mDelDel1.2, whole genome shotgun sequence genome includes a region encoding these proteins:
- the GPSM3 gene encoding G-protein-signaling modulator 3 yields the protein MEAERPQEEEDGEQHQGPHQDEHGWPTVNTSNRPWRSAPPSPPPPGSRHTALGPRSASLLSLQTELLLDLVAEAQSRRLEEQRATFHPPQNRPSLGQAPPRPLEDREQLYSTILSHQSQRMEAQRSEPPLPPGGQELLELLLRVQGGGRMEEQRSQPPPHTC from the exons ATGGAGGCTGAGAGACCCCAGGAAGAAGAGGATGGCGAGCAG CATCAGGGCCCCCATCAGGATGAGCATGGCTGGCCCACTGTGAACACCAGCAATCGGCCTTGGCGATCTGCTCCTCcgtcccctcctcctccagggtcCCGCCACACAG ccctggggccccGCTCGGCCTCCCTGCTCTCCCTGCAGACTGAGCTCCTTCTGGACCTGGTGGCTGAGGCCCAGTCCCGCCGCCTAGAAGAGCAAAGGGCCACCTTCCATCCCCCCCAGAACCGTCCAAGCCTAGGCCAAGCCCCGCCCCGGCCTCTTGAGGACAGAGAACAGCTCTACAGCACCATCCTCAGTCACCAG AGCCAGCGGATGGAAGCCCAGCGGTCAGAGCCTCCCTTACCCCCAGGGGGACAGGAGCTCCTGGAGTTGCTGCTGAGAGTTCAGGGTGGGGGTCGAATGGAGGAGCAAAGGTCCCAGCCTCCCCCACACACCTGCTGA